Proteins from a genomic interval of Quercus robur chromosome 9, dhQueRobu3.1, whole genome shotgun sequence:
- the LOC126698593 gene encoding xyloglucan galactosyltransferase MUR3-like, with product MRRRTASSVPIEQMEKGTGKNHNTRLCFLASLSAFFWILLLYVHFVVLGTSNTNATDDSLKLQPSNVNTDSINTHLPDPPLIQSDTHLETARVHEPENYPESDAHLENIPAREPKKPGNYPKSRQGGSGEAKKETKKETKEKEYPSFMRALRTVENKSDPCGGRYIYVHDLPPRFNEDMLRECRSLSLWTNMCKFTTNAGLGPPLENVEGVFSDTGWYATNQFAVDVIFSNRMKQYECLTRDSSLAAAIFVPFYAGFDIARYLWGHNISRRDAASLDLVDWLMKRPEWGIMGGKDHFLVAGRITWDFRRLSEEEKDWGNKLLFLPAAKNMSMLVVESSPWNANDFGIPYPTYFHPARDADVFNWQERMRNLERKWLFSFAGAPRPGNLKSIRGQLINQCKSSKRGKLLECDFGESKCHSPSSIMQMFQSSLFCLQPQGDSYTRRSAFDSMLAGCIPVFFHPGSAYTQYTWHLPKDYTKYSVFIPEDEIRKRNISIEERLLQISPEQVKIMREEVISLIPRLVYADPRSKLETLKDAFDVSVQAVIDKVTKLRRDIIEGHTDDNFIEENSWKYALLEEGQREVGPHEWDPFFSKPKDGNGDSVDSSAEAAKNSWKNEQRSQS from the coding sequence ATGCGACGCCGTACGGCGTCGAGTGTTCCCATTGAGCAAATGGAGAAGGGAACCGGAAAGAATCACAACACTAGGCTTTGTTTCTTGGCATCTTTGTCAGctttcttttggattttgttgTTGTATGTCCATTTCGTTGTGCTTGGAACTAGTAATACTAATGCCACTGATGATTCTCTTAAATTACAACCCAGTAATGTTAACACCGATTCCATCAATACCCATTTGCCCGATCCCCCTCTAATTCAATCTGACACCCATTTGGAAACTGCCCGGGTTCACGAACCCGAGAATTACCCTGAATCTGACGCCCATTTGGAAAATATTCCGGCCCGTGAACCCAAGAAACCCGGGAATTATCCCAAATCTAGGCAGGGTGGGAGTGGTGAGGCTAAGAAGGAAACTAAGAAGGAGACTAAGGAGAAGGAGTATCCTTCGTTTATGAGGGCGTTGAGGACGGTAGAGAACAAGAGTGATCCGTGTGGTGGGAGGTATATCTATGTTCATGATCTTCCTCCAAGGTTTAATGAGGATATGCTTAGGGAGTGTAGGTCTTTGAGTCTTTGGACGAATATGTGTAAGTTTACGACGAATGCAGGGCTTGGTCCGCCGCTTGAGAATGTTGAAGGGGTGTTTTCGGATACTGGTTGGTATGCAACAAATCAGTTTGCAGTTGATGTGATATTTAGTAATCGGATGAAACAGTATGAGTGCTTGACGCGTGATTCATCTCTTGCCGCGGCTATTTTTGTACCCTTTTATGCAGGGTTTGACATTGCACGGTATCTTTGGGGGCACAATATCTCGAGGAGGGATGCAGCTTCGCTTGATCTGGTTGATTGGCTTATGAAGAGGCCGGAATGGGGAATTATGGGTGGGAAAGATCATTTTCTCGTTGCAGGGAGGATCACTTGGGATTTTAGGAGGTTATCGGAGGAAGAAAAGGATTGGGGTAACAAGCTTCTGTTCTTGCCTGCTGCGAAGAATATGTCAATGCTTGTGGTTGAATCAAGTCCATGGAATGCTAATGATTTTGGTATTCCATATCCCACGTACTTCCATCCAGCAAGGGATGCTGATGTGTTCAATTGGCAGGAGCGGATGAGGAATTTAGAAAGGAAGTGGCTCTTCTCTTTTGCTGGTGCCCCACGTCCTGGCAATCTTAAGTCAATTAGAGGACAGCTTATTAATCAATGCAAGAGCTCAAAGCGCGGCAAGCTGTTGGAATGCGATTTTGGGGAGAGCAAGTGTCATTCTCCAAGCAGTATAATGCAGATGTTCCAGAGCTCTCTTTTCTGCCTTCAACCTCAGGGCGATTCATACACCAGAAGATCAGCTTTTGACTCTATGTTAGCTGGTTGCATACCTGTCTTTTTCCATCCCGGGTCAGCATACACACAATATACTTGGCATCTTCCAAAGGATTATACAAAGTATTCTGTGTTCATTCCTGAGGATGAAATCCGAAAGAGGAATATTAGCATTGAGGAAAGGCTGCTTCAAATTTCTCCTGAGCAGGTGAAAATCATGAGGGAGGAGGTTATAAGTCTTATTCCGAGGCTGGTGTATGCAGATCCTCGCTCAAAACTGGAGACTCTCAAAGATGCCTTTGATGTTTCTGTGCAAGCAGTTATTGACAAAGTTACCAAGTTGAGGAGGGACATCATTGAAGGTCATACAGACGATAACTTTATTGAGGAAAACAGTTGGAAATATGCTTTGTTGGAAGAGGGACAGCGTGAGGTGGGACCTCATGAATGGGATCCTTTTTTCTCAAAACCAAAAGATGGCAATGGGGATTCTGTTGATTCATCTGCAGAAGCTGCTAAAAATTCTTGGAAGAATGAGCAGCGATCTCAATCATGA